A region of Allocoleopsis franciscana PCC 7113 DNA encodes the following proteins:
- a CDS encoding Uma2 family endonuclease, whose amino-acid sequence MNALTVNFNSIIKLTDEQFYQLCQDNETLRFERTATGELIIMPPAGGETSNRNGRLNQQLFNWTDTDGTGIAFDSSGGFKLPNGADRSPDASWVKLERWNALTPEQQTKFAPLCPDFVVELLSPSDSLKDTQEKMKEYRDNGARLGWLINRKSRQVEIYRQGQDVEVVENPVTLSGEDVLPGFVLYLASIW is encoded by the coding sequence ATGAATGCTCTAACCGTTAACTTTAACTCCATTATTAAACTGACAGACGAGCAATTTTATCAACTATGTCAGGACAATGAAACTCTTAGATTTGAACGCACTGCCACAGGGGAATTAATTATCATGCCACCTGCCGGAGGAGAAACCAGTAACCGCAATGGTAGGCTAAATCAGCAGTTATTTAATTGGACAGACACAGACGGAACTGGGATTGCCTTCGACTCCTCTGGTGGTTTTAAACTGCCTAATGGTGCAGACCGTTCTCCTGATGCCTCTTGGGTAAAATTGGAACGCTGGAATGCTCTGACTCCCGAACAACAAACGAAATTTGCTCCCCTTTGCCCTGATTTTGTGGTTGAGTTACTTTCTCCAAGCGATAGCTTAAAAGACACTCAGGAGAAAATGAAAGAATACCGAGATAATGGCGCTCGTTTGGGTTGGTTAATTAATCGGAAATCTAGGCAAGTGGAAATTTATAGGCAAGGGCAGGATGTTGAAGTAGTAGAAAATCCAGTGACTTTATCGGGTGAAGATGTTTTGCCTGGTTTTGTACTATATCTTGCATCAATTTGGTAA
- a CDS encoding magnesium chelatase subunit H: MFTHVKSTIRHITPNALNGRHLLKVVYVVLEPQYQSALSAAVQSINQNNPNLAVEISGYLIEELRDAGNYEDFKRDVAEANIFIASLIFIEDLADKVVAAVEPHRDRMEAAIVFPSMPQVMRLNKLGSFSMAQLGQSKSAIAQFMRKRKEKSGSSFQDGMLKLLQTLPKVLKYLPMDKAQDARNFMLSFQYWLGGSSDNLENFLLMLADKYVLKGRQLSFNEPVVYPDMGVWHPLAPTMFEDVKEYLNWYSSRKDISADLKDPLAPSIGLVLQRTHLVTGDDAHYVAIVQEFEAMGARVIPVFAGGLDFSKPVDAFFYESTAKTPTALVDGVVSLTGFALVGGPARQDHPKAIESLKRLNRPYMVALPLVFQTTEEWEDSDLGLHPIQVALQIAIPELDGAIEPIILSGRDGTTGKAIALQDRIEAIAQRALKWANLRRKPKLDKKVAITVFSFPPDKGNVGTAAYLDVFGSIYKLMEALNNNGYDVQGLPESSEALMQEVIHDAQAQYATPELNIAYKMSVPEYEELTPYSTRLEENWGPPPGNLNSDGQNLLVYGKQFGNVFIGVQPTFGYEGDPMRLLFSRSASPHHGFAAYYTYLEKIWKADAVLHFGTHGSLEFMPGKQMGMSGTCYPDNLIGSTPNLYYYAANNPSEATIAKRRSYAATISYLTPPAENAGLYKGLKELSELIASYQTLKDTGRGIPIVNTIMDKCRLVNLDKDIDLVEDASGLTAEERDTVVGLVYKKLMEIESRLLPCGLHVIGKPPTAEEAIATLVNIAGLDRPEEEIQSLPRIIANSIGRDIDEIYTNNDRGVLSDVQLLQEITLTTREAVSALVKAQADADGRVSKVSKLNFFNMGKKEPWIEAMHQLGYTKVDEQALKPLFEYLEFCLQQIVADNELGAMLKALEGEYVLPGPGGDPIRNPDVLPTGKNIHALDPQSIPTTAAVKSAKIVVDRLLERQRYENGGKWPETIACVLWGTDNIKTYGESLAQIMWMVGVKPVPDALGRVNKLELLPLEELGRPRIDVVINCSGVFRDLFINQMNLLDQAVKMAAEADEPVEMNFVRKHAMQQAEEMGINLRQAATRVFSNASGSYSSNINLAVENSTWESESELQDMYLARKSFAFTSDNPGTMEQNRQIFETALKTADATFQNLDSAEISLTDVSHYFDSDPTKVVASLRGDGKTPASYIADTTTANAQIRTLSETVRLDARTKLLNPKWYEGMLSHGYEGVRELSKRLVNTMGWSATAGAVDNWIYEDTNTTFIQDEEMRKRLMNLNPHSFRKVVSTLLEVNGRGYWETSESNLQMLRELYQEVEDRIEGIE; the protein is encoded by the coding sequence ATGTTCACACACGTCAAGTCCACCATTCGACACATTACCCCCAATGCCTTGAATGGGCGTCATTTGCTTAAGGTGGTCTATGTCGTGCTGGAGCCACAGTATCAGAGTGCATTATCAGCCGCTGTTCAATCCATCAATCAAAACAATCCCAACTTAGCGGTTGAAATTAGTGGCTACTTGATCGAGGAACTTCGGGACGCAGGAAACTATGAGGACTTCAAGCGGGATGTTGCCGAAGCCAACATCTTCATTGCTTCACTCATCTTCATTGAAGACTTAGCAGATAAAGTGGTGGCGGCAGTAGAACCGCACCGCGATCGTATGGAGGCGGCCATCGTCTTCCCCTCCATGCCTCAAGTCATGCGCCTGAATAAATTGGGTAGCTTCTCGATGGCGCAGTTGGGACAGTCGAAGAGTGCGATCGCGCAGTTTATGCGTAAGCGCAAGGAGAAATCCGGTTCCTCCTTCCAAGACGGGATGTTGAAGCTACTGCAAACCCTGCCCAAAGTCTTGAAGTACCTACCGATGGATAAGGCGCAGGATGCCCGCAACTTCATGCTTAGCTTCCAATATTGGCTGGGCGGTTCCTCCGATAACCTGGAGAACTTCCTGCTGATGCTTGCCGATAAGTATGTCTTGAAAGGGCGTCAACTGAGCTTCAATGAGCCAGTGGTTTACCCTGATATGGGCGTTTGGCACCCCTTGGCTCCCACCATGTTTGAGGATGTTAAGGAGTACCTAAACTGGTACAGTAGCCGCAAGGATATCTCTGCCGACTTAAAAGACCCCCTAGCACCCTCCATTGGTTTAGTGTTGCAACGTACCCACTTAGTTACAGGGGACGATGCCCATTATGTAGCCATCGTGCAGGAATTTGAAGCCATGGGTGCTCGTGTGATTCCTGTGTTTGCCGGGGGTCTAGATTTCTCCAAACCGGTGGATGCGTTCTTCTACGAGTCAACCGCTAAAACACCGACAGCCTTAGTGGACGGCGTTGTCTCCCTGACCGGTTTCGCGTTGGTGGGTGGCCCCGCACGGCAAGACCATCCTAAAGCCATTGAATCATTAAAACGGTTGAATCGTCCCTACATGGTGGCGCTGCCTCTGGTGTTCCAAACCACGGAGGAATGGGAAGATAGCGATTTAGGATTGCACCCGATTCAAGTGGCGTTGCAGATTGCCATTCCTGAATTGGATGGCGCGATTGAACCGATTATTTTATCCGGTAGAGATGGCACAACCGGAAAAGCGATCGCACTCCAAGACCGAATCGAAGCGATCGCTCAGCGTGCTTTAAAATGGGCGAACCTGCGCCGTAAGCCAAAACTCGATAAAAAAGTCGCTATCACCGTTTTCAGCTTCCCGCCAGATAAAGGGAATGTGGGAACAGCCGCCTACCTCGACGTATTTGGTTCCATCTATAAACTGATGGAAGCCCTGAACAACAACGGCTACGATGTTCAAGGTTTGCCAGAGTCATCCGAGGCGTTGATGCAAGAGGTGATTCACGACGCCCAAGCGCAGTACGCCACTCCTGAACTGAATATTGCCTACAAGATGTCAGTGCCGGAGTATGAAGAACTCACACCTTATTCAACACGGTTGGAAGAAAATTGGGGGCCACCTCCGGGAAATTTAAATAGTGATGGACAAAATCTCTTAGTTTACGGAAAGCAATTTGGTAATGTTTTCATCGGGGTTCAACCCACCTTTGGTTACGAAGGCGACCCGATGCGGCTGTTGTTCTCTCGTTCTGCCAGCCCTCACCATGGTTTTGCCGCTTACTACACCTATTTAGAAAAAATCTGGAAAGCTGACGCCGTACTGCACTTCGGGACACATGGTTCTTTGGAATTCATGCCCGGTAAGCAGATGGGGATGTCTGGGACGTGTTACCCCGATAACTTGATTGGTTCCACCCCCAACCTCTACTACTACGCCGCGAATAATCCCAGTGAGGCGACGATTGCCAAGCGCCGCAGCTATGCCGCAACGATTTCCTACCTGACGCCACCGGCTGAGAATGCGGGGTTGTATAAGGGGTTGAAGGAACTGAGTGAGTTAATTGCGTCCTACCAAACCCTGAAAGATACCGGGCGGGGTATCCCGATTGTGAACACCATTATGGACAAGTGCCGCTTGGTGAATCTGGATAAGGATATCGACTTAGTTGAAGACGCCAGTGGGCTGACCGCCGAGGAACGGGATACGGTGGTAGGCTTGGTGTACAAGAAGCTGATGGAGATTGAGTCTCGGCTGCTGCCCTGTGGGTTGCATGTGATTGGGAAACCACCAACAGCAGAAGAAGCGATCGCAACTTTAGTCAATATCGCTGGACTTGACCGTCCTGAAGAGGAAATCCAAAGTTTACCTCGGATTATCGCCAATAGTATCGGGCGCGATATTGATGAAATTTACACCAATAACGACAGAGGCGTCTTAAGTGATGTCCAATTGTTGCAAGAGATTACCCTAACAACTCGTGAAGCCGTCTCCGCCTTGGTGAAAGCGCAAGCCGATGCCGATGGTCGGGTATCCAAAGTCTCTAAGCTCAATTTCTTCAACATGGGCAAAAAAGAGCCTTGGATTGAAGCGATGCATCAATTAGGTTACACCAAGGTTGACGAGCAAGCGCTGAAACCGTTGTTTGAGTACCTGGAATTCTGCCTCCAGCAAATCGTGGCGGATAACGAACTAGGGGCAATGCTGAAAGCCCTGGAAGGTGAGTACGTTCTCCCCGGCCCTGGTGGCGACCCCATCCGCAACCCCGATGTTCTCCCCACTGGTAAGAACATCCACGCCCTCGACCCTCAATCCATCCCGACAACAGCGGCGGTTAAATCAGCCAAAATTGTGGTAGACCGCTTGTTAGAACGTCAACGCTATGAAAATGGCGGGAAGTGGCCTGAAACGATCGCTTGTGTTCTCTGGGGTACGGATAACATCAAGACCTATGGGGAATCGTTGGCACAAATTATGTGGATGGTGGGGGTTAAACCTGTACCAGATGCTTTGGGTCGCGTGAACAAGTTAGAATTGCTTCCCTTAGAAGAGTTGGGGCGTCCTCGGATTGATGTTGTGATCAACTGTTCCGGCGTCTTCCGCGACTTGTTCATCAACCAAATGAACCTCCTCGACCAAGCGGTGAAGATGGCAGCAGAGGCGGATGAACCTGTGGAAATGAACTTTGTCCGCAAACACGCGATGCAACAGGCAGAGGAAATGGGGATTAATCTGCGACAAGCGGCAACTCGTGTCTTCTCCAATGCTTCGGGTTCCTACTCTTCTAATATCAACCTGGCAGTAGAGAATAGCACTTGGGAAAGCGAATCTGAGTTACAGGATATGTACCTGGCACGGAAATCCTTTGCTTTCACCTCCGATAACCCAGGCACGATGGAACAAAATCGGCAGATTTTTGAGACAGCCTTGAAAACCGCCGATGCTACGTTCCAAAATCTCGACTCTGCCGAGATTAGCCTGACTGATGTCAGCCACTACTTCGATTCTGACCCCACCAAGGTTGTTGCCAGTCTGCGCGGAGATGGTAAGACGCCAGCCTCGTACATTGCCGATACCACAACGGCAAATGCCCAAATCCGCACCCTTTCGGAAACCGTGCGTTTGGATGCCCGGACGAAGCTACTCAATCCCAAGTGGTATGAGGGGATGCTGAGTCACGGCTATGAGGGAGTGCGCGAACTCTCGAAGCGTTTGGTGAATACGATGGGTTGGTCTGCAACCGCTGGCGCTGTGGATAACTGGATTTACGAGGATACAAATACGACGTTTATCCAGGATGAAGAAATGCGGAAGCGGTTGATGAATCTAAATCCTCATTCGTTCCGCAAGGTTGTATCGACTTTGTTGGAAGTGAATGGTCGCGGCTATTGGGAGACGAGTGAGAGTAATTTGCAGATGTTGCGCGAGTTGTATCAGGAGGTTGAGGATCGGATTGAAGGAATAGAATAG
- a CDS encoding NERD domain-containing protein translates to MFKNIKERVLAVFAPSPTDNSNQTAARQRRYDALIQFAQAGFTLLIGFWIAPLFYEQEMLVIVAAGVCSVPFVIQGFKLLFSNTPEMKSTTTNPSPSLVVQSRRASKLPRSQRRNARIQQTPQAVAPNHQSEDAIGILLSDLQQQGWKMKYNLPIPNLGEVDVFLQSPNKNYFIVNFQSYRGEVFFDEGILKRRDWKGISHFEQDLLQQMMAQSLALQTMKRLRSVTSVLCFSESTLSIETVNNKALDVYVVKKESLVRKLLRLDRG, encoded by the coding sequence ATGTTCAAAAACATTAAGGAGAGAGTGCTAGCTGTTTTTGCCCCATCCCCAACTGACAACTCCAATCAAACAGCCGCTAGACAGCGGCGTTATGACGCTTTAATACAATTTGCTCAAGCGGGTTTTACCCTGTTGATCGGTTTTTGGATTGCACCTCTGTTCTATGAACAGGAAATGTTGGTTATAGTTGCGGCTGGAGTCTGTTCAGTGCCGTTTGTAATCCAGGGATTTAAACTCTTGTTTTCAAACACTCCAGAGATGAAGAGTACGACAACAAATCCCTCTCCCAGTTTAGTTGTTCAAAGTCGTAGAGCCTCTAAATTACCTCGTTCGCAACGTCGGAACGCTAGAATCCAACAGACACCACAGGCCGTCGCGCCGAACCATCAAAGCGAAGATGCCATCGGCATCCTTTTAAGCGATTTGCAGCAACAGGGATGGAAGATGAAATACAATTTACCGATTCCTAACCTAGGGGAAGTGGATGTATTTTTGCAATCCCCTAATAAGAATTACTTTATTGTTAATTTTCAGTCTTATCGAGGTGAGGTGTTTTTTGATGAGGGTATATTGAAGCGCCGCGACTGGAAAGGAATTTCTCACTTTGAGCAGGATTTACTTCAGCAAATGATGGCTCAATCATTGGCGCTTCAGACTATGAAGCGGTTACGCAGCGTCACATCGGTTCTCTGTTTTTCTGAATCAACATTAAGCATTGAAACGGTGAATAATAAAGCACTAGATGTTTATGTTGTTAAGAAAGAATCTTTGGTACGCAAGCTTTTGAGATTAGATAGAGGATAG
- a CDS encoding NAD(P)/FAD-dependent oxidoreductase — MNSFDVVVVGAGPAGGQMARLMAKSGYKVLLIEQHEDFSKNDFSSAVTLLSTLEQFDLPEQVVGSFWNQFVAVTTNTKQVWDSPENLGVVLDFAKLKEFLANDVKSYGGEVWMGYRYVRHLQDEGKTLVTLKQRSEGKFETICTKVLVDATGFARSVMYEKQSEQPKLLSGTGIEYLIEVDEEAYNQYSKALFFFLGYKWMPKGYSWIFPMDKFRLKVGAGRLKMEHKNIKNPESLQYYIQLLIDKHVMPKEYRIIDIHGSTIKYSQGLKDIYYKDNVIAVGDAVSTVSFLGGEGIRHGMYSAEIAATHIKKYLENQISDFQEYQIEMRKYFLPKWDISAQVGIQQYLIESDKKFDEVFTYLGFLTTEQIIDVLFYYELGQLKKGFSMYLNNKVFGLLNKFRRVFRSLTSYRGQGSKRSETIS, encoded by the coding sequence ATGAATAGCTTTGATGTGGTTGTGGTAGGCGCAGGGCCAGCAGGCGGTCAAATGGCTCGGTTGATGGCAAAATCGGGTTACAAAGTTTTACTCATAGAGCAACATGAGGACTTCTCAAAAAATGACTTTTCCAGTGCAGTCACTCTTTTGAGTACGCTGGAGCAATTTGACTTACCTGAACAAGTCGTTGGCAGTTTCTGGAATCAGTTTGTTGCTGTGACGACGAACACCAAACAGGTTTGGGACTCTCCTGAAAATTTAGGTGTTGTTCTAGACTTCGCCAAGCTTAAGGAATTTCTAGCGAATGATGTTAAATCTTATGGTGGTGAAGTTTGGATGGGTTACCGCTATGTCAGACATCTCCAAGACGAAGGAAAAACGCTAGTCACACTCAAGCAGCGTTCTGAAGGCAAGTTTGAGACTATCTGCACCAAAGTTCTAGTTGATGCAACGGGTTTTGCTCGATCAGTCATGTACGAGAAGCAAAGCGAACAACCAAAGCTTTTAAGTGGAACTGGGATTGAGTATCTGATTGAGGTAGATGAAGAGGCTTACAACCAATACTCAAAGGCGCTCTTCTTTTTCTTAGGATATAAATGGATGCCCAAAGGTTATTCTTGGATATTTCCTATGGATAAATTTAGATTAAAAGTTGGTGCAGGTCGTTTGAAGATGGAGCATAAAAATATCAAAAATCCTGAGTCGCTCCAATACTATATCCAACTTTTAATTGATAAACATGTAATGCCTAAAGAATACCGAATTATTGATATTCATGGTTCAACGATTAAATACTCCCAAGGACTCAAAGATATTTACTACAAAGACAATGTGATCGCAGTGGGTGATGCAGTATCAACAGTGAGTTTCCTGGGAGGAGAAGGAATTAGGCATGGCATGTACAGTGCAGAAATAGCGGCGACGCATATAAAGAAGTACTTAGAAAACCAAATTTCCGATTTTCAAGAGTACCAGATTGAGATGCGAAAATACTTTTTGCCAAAGTGGGATATTTCAGCGCAAGTAGGAATCCAACAATATTTAATCGAAAGTGACAAAAAATTTGATGAGGTATTTACTTATTTGGGATTTTTGACAACAGAACAAATTATCGATGTTCTGTTCTACTATGAGCTAGGTCAGTTGAAAAAAGGGTTCTCCATGTACTTAAACAACAAGGTCTTTGGGTTATTGAATAAGTTTCGCCGCGTTTTCAGATCCCTGACTTCTTATAGAGGTCAGGGATCTAAGAGGTCAGAAACTATATCTTGA
- a CDS encoding undecaprenyl diphosphate synthase family protein: protein MLQACQAIAAQVEWGTIKASQINRALFKQHLYTRTKQNPNLLICTSREKRLSNFLLWQLAYTELYFTDTFWSDFDAGKFHQALLAYQARNRRFGRVKATQD from the coding sequence ATACTTCAAGCTTGTCAAGCGATCGCAGCACAGGTAGAATGGGGGACGATCAAAGCTTCGCAAATTAATCGAGCTTTGTTTAAGCAGCATTTGTACACCCGCACGAAGCAAAACCCAAACTTGCTAATTTGCACCTCTAGAGAGAAGCGACTCTCTAATTTTCTGCTGTGGCAGCTTGCCTACACCGAACTCTATTTTACCGACACCTTCTGGTCCGATTTCGACGCAGGTAAATTTCATCAAGCTCTCTTAGCTTATCAGGCACGAAACCGTCGCTTTGGTCGAGTTAAAGCCACTCAAGACTAG
- a CDS encoding opioid growth factor receptor-related protein has product MSHNTPEDILSFYQGQSPDSKGRMIEEIWLWDYQKLEYTHDYIQWLFPLEEPSQFNWRAPVVDDNVVHAFWTNEQLRMRLLHSFKVMLQFYGLQCNEIKGRALNITKSAEYPQRKSNWIDPENHNYLRITRILTSLRLLGLENYSLAFFNCLNQIYLEEGETIGDVTYHYWQRAVN; this is encoded by the coding sequence ATGTCTCACAATACGCCAGAAGACATTCTGTCATTTTATCAAGGTCAATCTCCCGACTCAAAAGGACGGATGATAGAAGAAATATGGTTGTGGGATTACCAAAAGCTTGAATATACCCATGATTATATTCAATGGCTTTTTCCTTTAGAAGAACCGAGTCAATTTAACTGGAGGGCACCTGTTGTAGATGACAACGTAGTTCACGCCTTTTGGACAAACGAGCAACTAAGAATGCGTTTGCTTCATTCATTCAAAGTCATGCTCCAGTTTTATGGGCTGCAATGCAACGAAATTAAGGGTAGGGCGCTCAACATCACCAAATCGGCTGAATATCCGCAAAGAAAATCCAACTGGATTGATCCAGAAAATCATAATTACCTTCGGATAACAAGAATTTTAACCAGTTTGAGGCTACTAGGATTAGAAAACTATTCTCTGGCTTTTTTCAATTGTTTAAACCAAATCTACTTAGAAGAGGGTGAAACCATTGGTGATGTGACTTATCATTACTGGCAAAGAGCGGTTAATTAA